A part of Haloarchaeobius sp. HME9146 genomic DNA contains:
- a CDS encoding succinylglutamate desuccinylase/aspartoacylase family protein, with translation MSSEEDATDSNEAFTYIGGKVDPGESANIRYGISETYLGDPVRIPVTIINGEHPGPTVFLSAAAHGDELNGIEVVREVAHEWPLDELHGCLVCLPVLNVPGFLAQQRYLPIYDRDLNRSFPGRDDSTSAKRMAHRIFTNFIEPCDLGIDLHTSTRGRTNMLHVRADMNDPDVSRLARAFASNVIISSDGPDGTLRREASDVGTPTITIEMGEAHRFQRHLIDRALDGVRSVLAEYGLLKAESVRWPGWRTIIEGHNEKTWLRADAGGIVDMHFECGALVHEGDRICTITSPFKTDNNPIYAPFTGVMVGVLENPVVYPGNPLCHLVELDQSTLRAVESEQSAPPDTPAEMA, from the coding sequence ATGAGCAGCGAGGAGGATGCGACCGACTCGAACGAGGCGTTCACCTACATCGGTGGGAAGGTGGATCCTGGTGAGTCGGCCAACATCCGCTACGGTATCAGCGAGACGTATCTCGGCGACCCGGTCCGGATTCCGGTCACCATCATCAACGGCGAACACCCCGGTCCGACGGTGTTCCTCTCGGCGGCCGCCCACGGCGACGAACTCAACGGCATCGAGGTCGTCCGCGAGGTCGCCCACGAGTGGCCACTCGACGAACTCCACGGCTGTCTGGTCTGTCTTCCCGTGCTGAACGTCCCCGGCTTTCTCGCCCAGCAGCGCTATCTCCCCATCTACGACCGCGACCTGAACCGGTCGTTCCCCGGCCGGGACGACTCGACCAGCGCGAAGCGGATGGCCCACCGCATCTTCACGAACTTCATCGAGCCCTGCGACCTCGGTATCGACCTCCACACGTCGACCCGCGGCCGGACCAACATGCTCCACGTCCGGGCTGACATGAATGACCCCGACGTCTCCCGGCTGGCCCGGGCGTTCGCGTCCAACGTCATCATCTCCAGCGACGGCCCCGACGGGACGCTTCGCCGCGAAGCCTCGGACGTCGGCACGCCCACCATCACCATCGAGATGGGCGAAGCGCACCGCTTCCAGCGTCACCTCATCGACCGCGCGCTCGACGGCGTTCGCAGCGTCCTCGCGGAGTACGGCCTGTTGAAAGCAGAGTCGGTGCGCTGGCCCGGCTGGCGGACCATCATCGAGGGGCACAACGAGAAGACCTGGCTCCGCGCGGACGCCGGCGGCATCGTCGACATGCACTTCGAATGTGGGGCGCTCGTCCACGAGGGCGACCGCATCTGTACCATCACGAGCCCGTTCAAGACCGACAACAACCCGATATACGCCCCGTTCACGGGCGTCATGGTCGGGGTCCTCGAGAACCCAGTCGTCTATCCGGGCAACCCGCTCTGTCACCTGGTCGAACTCGACCAGTCGACGCTCCGCGCCGTCGAGAGCGAGCAGTCAGCGCCGCCGGACACCCCGGCGGAGATGGCCTGA
- a CDS encoding GNAT family N-acetyltransferase: MEVREAKATDAETIRDIASRSMHASYESFLDTSVIDEAISEWYDKEELRDQIDDEEVLLLVVEDEGDIVGFSQSELLANDPLEGRLTWLHVEPDARGRGIGSRLLVRTQEELLDLGVERISSAVLEGNEFGNEFYDGHGYEKAGDRTVEIGETEFVENIWRKVDGEEVPEWDTLDPFETEDGTVYVSYSEAARGSQGPFYQAYSDSDRDRKYGWFCGACQSFENAMSTMGEVVCNECGNRRKPTRWDAAYL, encoded by the coding sequence ATGGAGGTACGTGAAGCGAAAGCGACAGACGCCGAGACGATTCGTGACATCGCCAGTCGGTCGATGCATGCGTCGTACGAGAGCTTCCTGGACACGTCGGTCATCGACGAGGCCATCTCGGAGTGGTACGACAAGGAAGAGCTCCGCGACCAGATCGACGACGAGGAGGTGTTGCTGCTCGTCGTGGAGGACGAGGGTGACATCGTCGGGTTCTCGCAGAGCGAACTCCTCGCGAACGACCCGCTCGAAGGCCGACTCACCTGGCTGCACGTCGAGCCGGACGCCCGCGGCCGCGGTATCGGGTCCCGGCTGCTCGTCCGGACCCAGGAGGAACTGCTCGACCTCGGGGTGGAGCGCATCAGCAGCGCAGTCCTCGAGGGCAACGAGTTCGGGAACGAGTTCTACGACGGGCACGGCTACGAGAAGGCCGGCGACCGGACGGTCGAGATCGGTGAGACGGAGTTCGTCGAGAACATCTGGCGGAAGGTCGACGGGGAGGAGGTCCCCGAGTGGGACACGCTCGACCCGTTCGAGACCGAAGACGGGACGGTCTACGTCAGCTACAGCGAAGCAGCCCGCGGCTCACAGGGCCCGTTCTACCAGGCGTACAGTGACAGCGACCGCGACCGCAAGTACGGCTGGTTCTGTGGTGCGTGTCAGTCGTTCGAGAACGCGATGAGTACGATGGGTGAGGTGGTGTGCAACGAGTGTGGGAACCGCCGGAAGCCGACCCGGTGGGACGCTGCCTACCTCTGA
- a CDS encoding RimK family alpha-L-glutamate ligase, which produces MDTSESVRVGVLSLHNSKESKAICNAVEELGHQPEWLREQNTTVRIREEGVTLEPDVDVIANRMLLSNTEQPCEELGLANSLNSLRPMLNEPQATLRATHKIATAAALSDNGIRVPEAFLALNGDNLNAVRDEFGEEAVYKTAIGTHGGGTWKVGPDERVNAKVGNRYAFLQKLIDRDGERHRDIRVYVVGDKVVGAMYRYAPDNDWRTNVALGGEVQDATQDLPEKVRKIAKRSADIVGLDYAGVDIVEGDNGWYVLEVNPTAGFKGLYQATNRSPAPYIAKLAIERAGGEVDDERVRELSATLDDSWPSCAPREVTDKPEKPVIVGYTEQVVVSGTSDNKTVIAKSDTGATRTSIDTGLAADIGAGPIKSVMRVKSGSLKQGKSRPVVDLVVGVGGQQHTVTASVEDRSHMDYPILLGRDILQNYQVDVSKRADKADDDEREEEEEALE; this is translated from the coding sequence ATGGATACTTCTGAGAGTGTACGTGTAGGGGTTCTCAGCCTTCACAACAGCAAGGAATCGAAGGCCATCTGTAACGCGGTCGAGGAGCTGGGCCACCAGCCGGAGTGGCTTCGCGAGCAGAACACGACAGTCCGAATCCGAGAGGAAGGGGTCACACTCGAACCGGACGTCGACGTCATCGCGAACCGGATGCTGCTCTCGAACACCGAGCAGCCGTGTGAGGAACTCGGTCTCGCCAACTCACTGAACAGTCTGCGGCCGATGCTCAACGAGCCGCAGGCGACACTCCGTGCTACGCACAAGATCGCGACGGCCGCGGCCCTCTCGGATAACGGCATCCGCGTGCCCGAGGCGTTCCTCGCGCTCAACGGCGACAACCTGAACGCGGTCCGTGACGAGTTCGGCGAGGAGGCAGTGTACAAGACGGCTATCGGGACCCACGGCGGTGGGACGTGGAAGGTCGGCCCCGACGAGCGCGTGAACGCGAAGGTCGGGAACCGCTACGCCTTCCTCCAGAAGCTCATCGACCGCGACGGCGAGCGCCACCGCGACATCCGCGTCTACGTCGTCGGCGACAAGGTCGTCGGCGCGATGTACCGCTACGCGCCGGACAACGACTGGCGGACCAACGTCGCGCTGGGCGGCGAGGTCCAGGACGCGACGCAGGATCTGCCGGAGAAGGTCCGCAAGATAGCGAAGCGCTCTGCCGACATCGTTGGCCTCGACTACGCTGGCGTCGACATCGTCGAAGGCGACAACGGCTGGTACGTCCTCGAGGTCAACCCGACCGCCGGGTTCAAGGGGCTCTACCAGGCGACCAACCGCTCGCCGGCACCCTACATCGCGAAGCTGGCCATCGAGCGGGCCGGTGGAGAGGTCGACGACGAGCGCGTCCGCGAACTCTCCGCGACGCTCGACGACTCGTGGCCGTCCTGCGCCCCGCGCGAGGTCACCGACAAGCCCGAGAAGCCCGTCATCGTCGGCTACACCGAGCAGGTCGTCGTCTCGGGGACCTCCGACAACAAGACCGTCATCGCGAAGTCCGACACGGGCGCGACCCGGACCTCCATCGACACCGGCCTCGCGGCCGACATCGGTGCCGGTCCCATCAAGTCCGTCATGCGCGTCAAGTCCGGCAGCCTGAAGCAGGGCAAGTCCCGCCCCGTCGTCGACCTCGTCGTCGGTGTCGGTGGCCAGCAGCACACCGTCACCGCGAGCGTCGAGGACCGGAGTCACATGGACTACCCCATCCTCCTCGGCCGTGACATCCTGCAGAACTACCAGGTCGACGTCTCCAAGCGCGCCGACAAGGCCGACGACGACGAGCGCGAAGAGGAAGAAGAAGCGCTCGAATAG
- a CDS encoding AzlD domain-containing protein → MTSYDSATVWAVILVAGLGTFAIRLSFIMLLGRIRDVPDRVESVLRLVPAAVLAGLVVPAIVSLEAGPGGFGLAYDPAKVVAATVAAGVAWRTEDVLATIAVGMATLWLVDWIGATLGILG, encoded by the coding sequence GTGACGAGCTACGATTCTGCGACGGTGTGGGCCGTCATCCTCGTCGCCGGGCTCGGCACGTTCGCCATCCGGCTCTCGTTCATCATGTTGCTCGGGCGCATCCGGGACGTCCCCGACCGGGTCGAGTCCGTGCTGCGACTCGTCCCGGCTGCGGTGCTCGCGGGGCTGGTCGTCCCTGCTATCGTCTCGCTCGAAGCCGGCCCGGGTGGGTTCGGCCTCGCCTACGACCCCGCCAAGGTCGTCGCCGCGACGGTCGCGGCCGGCGTCGCCTGGCGGACCGAGGACGTACTGGCGACCATCGCGGTCGGAATGGCCACGCTCTGGCTCGTCGACTGGATCGGCGCGACCCTCGGTATCCTCGGCTGA
- a CDS encoding AzlC family ABC transporter permease has protein sequence MLLGIIPFGLIAGVSAVNNGLDPLHAVGLSTIVFAGASQLAAIELFGRDAPLAIIVVTVLVINLRMTMYSASIAPYFSRFSTRWKALCAYVLTDQAYALSITEYRQTDPEERSRKWYYLGAAFTLWGVWQVCTIAGVALGANVPAGLSLEFAIPLTFMALLFPALSDRTTEIVALVAGAIAIPAAALPFDLGLVVAAVLALTVGALRDHLRDADPGGETDTETQPEGAEP, from the coding sequence ATGCTCCTGGGTATCATCCCGTTCGGGCTCATCGCCGGCGTGAGCGCAGTCAACAACGGTCTCGACCCGCTCCACGCGGTCGGGCTGTCCACCATCGTCTTCGCCGGCGCGTCCCAGCTCGCGGCCATCGAGCTGTTCGGTCGTGACGCGCCGCTCGCCATCATCGTCGTCACCGTCCTCGTCATCAACCTCCGGATGACGATGTATAGCGCCTCCATCGCGCCGTACTTCAGCCGGTTCAGCACGCGCTGGAAGGCCCTGTGCGCCTACGTGCTCACCGACCAGGCGTACGCGCTCTCGATAACCGAGTACCGCCAGACCGACCCGGAGGAGCGCAGTCGCAAGTGGTACTACCTCGGTGCCGCGTTCACGCTGTGGGGGGTCTGGCAGGTCTGTACTATCGCCGGCGTCGCACTCGGGGCGAACGTCCCGGCCGGCCTGTCCCTGGAGTTCGCCATCCCCCTGACGTTCATGGCGCTGCTGTTCCCGGCGCTGTCGGACCGCACCACCGAAATCGTCGCCCTCGTCGCCGGGGCCATCGCCATCCCGGCCGCCGCGCTCCCGTTCGACCTTGGGCTCGTCGTCGCGGCCGTGCTGGCGCTGACGGTCGGTGCACTTCGAGACCATCTCCGTGACGCTGACCCCGGCGGCGAGACCGACACCGAGACGCAGCCGGAGGGGGCCGAACCGTGA
- a CDS encoding DNA-3-methyladenine glycosylase — translation MSETDPHEFLRTDPDLGPLVDEHGELTVEPHPEPFERLVVSIVNQQLSVQSAAAIRERLFDRFEVTPAGLLAADDEALGDVGLSGQKIRYVRNVAERFEDGLSVERLHDLDDDAVVAELTEITGIGDWTAKMFLIFCLGREDVFPVEDLGIRRGMEELYGEATRAEMVETAERWQPYRSYASRYLWRVVD, via the coding sequence GTGTCCGAAACCGACCCACACGAGTTCCTCCGCACCGACCCCGACCTCGGCCCGCTGGTGGACGAACACGGTGAGCTGACGGTCGAACCACACCCCGAGCCGTTCGAGCGGCTGGTGGTCTCTATCGTGAACCAGCAGCTCTCGGTGCAGTCCGCCGCGGCCATCCGGGAGCGGCTGTTCGACCGGTTCGAGGTGACACCGGCCGGGTTGCTCGCAGCCGACGACGAGGCGCTGGGCGACGTGGGGCTCTCCGGCCAGAAGATTCGCTACGTCCGGAACGTCGCCGAACGGTTCGAGGACGGGCTCTCGGTCGAGCGACTGCACGACCTGGACGACGACGCGGTCGTCGCGGAACTCACCGAGATAACGGGCATCGGCGACTGGACGGCCAAGATGTTCCTCATCTTCTGTCTCGGCCGCGAGGACGTGTTCCCGGTCGAGGACCTCGGCATCCGCCGCGGGATGGAGGAACTGTACGGCGAGGCGACGCGGGCCGAGATGGTCGAGACCGCCGAGCGGTGGCAGCCCTACCGGAGCTATGCGAGCCGGTACCTCTGGCGAGTCGTCGACTGA
- a CDS encoding Na+/H+ antiporter NhaC family protein encodes MAEMESLDDSDESSPPALQFYGGRAASAVPLAVFVAWAIFQSGVLGVGDTQGLVLGMLVGLIAGMLLVKGSWKDYADTIFDGMTQRVAATAVVAWLWAGMFANVLQAGQFVNGLVWAADVAGVAGDLFPAVTFVLAALLATGIGTGYGTAITFTTVVFPAGILLGANPTLLFAAILSGAVFGDNLAPVSDTTIVSAVTQDADIGGVVSSRLKYALVAALFAFIAYIFAGMSMAGIDVSGAGVNLSEQANAVGLVHLVSMGVVIVTAIKGRHIVEAVSWGLFTAIGANLLLGLSSVSDIIVFYTPSETSLATSFTWLPFVQLAENAGEPVSVGGALYNGAIGFFPLIVLTLLIVAAAEIMIRGGGFEAILDFLIESVATTVRRAEVTMVLGTALVNGMITINTAAEIAIAPYIAKLGGRFNLNGYRRANILDANTSALGYIFPWGGGLLAGYGAMTSLTQSIPWFTQDMVVNPVAVWPYVFHGWFLVAVFVFAAWTGYGREYVHDRQSAEVERV; translated from the coding sequence ATGGCAGAGATGGAATCGTTAGACGACAGTGACGAATCGAGCCCACCGGCTCTCCAGTTCTACGGTGGGCGTGCCGCGAGTGCCGTGCCACTCGCCGTGTTCGTCGCCTGGGCGATCTTCCAGAGCGGCGTCCTCGGCGTCGGTGACACGCAGGGACTCGTCCTCGGGATGCTCGTCGGACTCATCGCCGGGATGCTCCTCGTCAAGGGCTCGTGGAAAGACTATGCGGACACCATCTTCGACGGGATGACACAGCGGGTCGCCGCGACCGCCGTCGTCGCGTGGCTCTGGGCGGGGATGTTCGCGAACGTCCTGCAGGCAGGACAGTTCGTGAACGGCCTGGTCTGGGCCGCCGACGTGGCCGGCGTCGCGGGTGACCTGTTTCCCGCGGTGACGTTCGTGCTCGCCGCCCTGCTCGCGACCGGTATCGGGACCGGGTACGGGACGGCCATCACGTTCACGACCGTCGTGTTCCCGGCGGGCATCCTGCTCGGCGCGAACCCGACGCTGCTGTTCGCCGCCATCCTCTCGGGGGCGGTGTTCGGCGACAACCTCGCGCCGGTCTCCGACACGACCATCGTGAGTGCAGTGACCCAGGACGCCGATATCGGTGGCGTCGTCTCCTCGCGGCTGAAGTACGCGCTCGTCGCGGCGCTGTTCGCGTTCATCGCGTACATCTTCGCCGGGATGTCGATGGCCGGTATCGACGTCTCCGGTGCGGGCGTGAACCTGTCCGAACAGGCTAACGCCGTCGGCCTCGTCCACCTCGTCTCGATGGGCGTCGTCATCGTGACGGCCATCAAGGGCCGCCACATCGTCGAGGCGGTCTCGTGGGGTCTGTTCACCGCCATCGGAGCGAACCTGCTCCTCGGCCTCTCGTCGGTCTCGGACATCATCGTGTTCTACACGCCGTCGGAGACCAGCCTCGCGACCTCGTTCACCTGGCTCCCGTTCGTCCAGCTGGCCGAGAACGCCGGGGAGCCGGTGTCGGTCGGTGGCGCGCTGTACAACGGGGCGATCGGGTTCTTCCCGCTCATCGTCCTGACGCTGCTCATCGTCGCGGCCGCAGAGATCATGATCCGCGGCGGTGGCTTCGAGGCCATCCTCGACTTCCTCATCGAGTCCGTCGCGACGACGGTCCGCCGTGCGGAGGTCACGATGGTCCTCGGCACCGCGCTGGTCAACGGGATGATCACCATCAACACCGCGGCCGAGATCGCCATCGCGCCGTACATCGCCAAGCTCGGTGGCCGGTTCAACCTGAACGGCTACCGGCGCGCGAACATCCTCGACGCGAACACCTCCGCTCTCGGGTACATCTTCCCGTGGGGCGGCGGGCTGCTCGCGGGCTACGGGGCGATGACGAGTCTGACCCAGTCCATCCCGTGGTTCACGCAGGACATGGTCGTCAACCCGGTCGCCGTCTGGCCGTACGTCTTCCACGGCTGGTTCCTCGTGGCGGTGTTCGTCTTCGCCGCGTGGACCGGCTACGGCCGTGAATACGTTCACGACCGCCAGTCCGCGGAGGTGGAGCGCGTATGA
- a CDS encoding acyl-CoA dehydrogenase family protein: MDFALTDEQKQIKEEVRRFAENEIEPVAQEYDVEEKFPWEVMEKAADAGLLGAHIPFEYGGADYGNLESALITEELFAVDAGIGLCLTSASFGADAIMEFGTEEQKERFLEPIPTGEAIMGAAISEPDTGSDVSSVSTQAEKDGDEWVINGNKMWITNGSIGDYYVVLCQTDPDAEGRYNGFSQIVVESDRDGFKSEKITGKLGIRASDTAELILDDVRVPEENLIGTRGMGFLQQMQFFDETRTAVAAQGVGIAKGASEAALSYAKEREQFGRPIGDFQAIQHKLAEMHTKTEAARNLTYKAAWNVDQGEDITMLASMAKEFASNVAVSVADEAVQIHGGAGYVNDFPVERFYRDAKITQIYEGTTEIQKNIIARELMGKGF; encoded by the coding sequence ATGGACTTCGCCCTTACAGACGAGCAGAAACAGATCAAAGAGGAGGTTCGACGGTTCGCGGAGAACGAGATCGAGCCCGTCGCGCAGGAGTACGACGTCGAAGAGAAGTTCCCGTGGGAGGTCATGGAGAAGGCCGCCGACGCCGGCCTGCTCGGCGCGCACATCCCGTTCGAGTACGGCGGCGCCGACTACGGCAACCTCGAGTCGGCCCTCATCACCGAGGAGCTGTTCGCGGTCGACGCGGGTATCGGCCTGTGTCTGACCTCCGCCTCCTTCGGCGCGGACGCCATCATGGAGTTCGGGACCGAAGAGCAGAAAGAGCGCTTCCTCGAGCCCATCCCGACCGGCGAGGCCATCATGGGCGCGGCCATCTCCGAGCCCGACACCGGCTCCGACGTCTCCTCCGTGAGCACGCAGGCCGAGAAGGACGGTGACGAGTGGGTCATCAACGGCAACAAGATGTGGATCACGAACGGGTCCATCGGGGACTACTACGTCGTCCTCTGCCAGACCGACCCCGACGCCGAGGGCCGCTACAACGGCTTCAGCCAGATCGTCGTCGAGTCCGACCGCGACGGCTTCAAGTCCGAGAAGATCACCGGCAAACTCGGCATCCGCGCCTCCGACACCGCCGAACTCATCCTCGACGACGTGCGCGTCCCCGAGGAGAACCTCATCGGGACCCGCGGCATGGGCTTCCTCCAGCAGATGCAGTTCTTCGACGAGACCCGGACCGCCGTCGCCGCACAGGGCGTCGGTATCGCGAAGGGTGCCTCCGAGGCCGCCCTCTCGTACGCCAAGGAGCGCGAGCAGTTCGGCCGTCCCATCGGCGACTTCCAGGCCATCCAGCACAAGCTCGCCGAGATGCACACGAAGACCGAGGCCGCACGCAACCTCACCTACAAGGCCGCCTGGAACGTCGACCAGGGCGAGGACATCACGATGCTCGCCTCCATGGCGAAGGAGTTCGCCTCCAACGTCGCCGTCTCCGTGGCCGACGAGGCCGTCCAGATCCACGGTGGCGCGGGCTACGTGAACGACTTCCCGGTCGAGCGCTTCTACCGCGACGCGAAGATCACGCAGATCTACGAGGGCACCACCGAGATCCAGAAGAACATCATCGCCCGCGAGCTGATGGGCAAGGGCTTCTGA